One Brachyhypopomus gauderio isolate BG-103 chromosome 15, BGAUD_0.2, whole genome shotgun sequence genomic region harbors:
- the ndufb6 gene encoding NADH dehydrogenase [ubiquinone] 1 beta subcomplex subunit 6, which yields MTGYTADEKLRLAQLTKLRRQWLKDQELSPREPVIEPKPLGRVAKFWAGFLEPKTLWRLYTFKVYNAGLYTATRVLIPAWIVYYYMKYHASKMPNGIVMRKPQLFPGDTILETGEVVPDIPETGGHGHH from the exons ATGACGGGCTACACAGCGGATGAAAAACTCCGCTTGGCGCAGTTAACGAAACTTAGGCGACAGTGGCTGAAGGACCAGGAGCTTAGCCCACGAGAGCCTGTCATTGAACCCAAACCTCTGGGCCGCGTCGCCAAATTCTGGGCAGGTTTTCTGGAGCCCAAAACCCTGTGGAGGCTATAC ACGTTTAAAGTCTACAATGCTGGACTATATACAGCCACGCGTGTCTTGATtccagcatggattgtgtattacTACATGAAGTACCATGCTTCT AAAATGCCAAATGGAATTGTAATGCGGAAACCACAGCTTTTCCCA GGTGACaccattttggaaacaggagaggtTGTTCCGGATATCCCTGAGACAGGAGGCCATGGTCACCATTAA
- the toporsa gene encoding topoisomerase I binding, arginine/serine-rich a: MASTKMKIRVRKKSSSTPVSKVISKEASPDSKCPICLDQFKNISYVDTCLHRFCFRCIHEWSKNKAECPLCKQPFNSIYHSIKAEDDFKQFNLRPTDNGSFGSLAGQRFRYRTTLTGGRRPSARRTSPPPDHGVMFEGLAGAVDRGNDRGFQRMCARLSVWRRAQAQGRPLRTPQEQEMIRFRRTLYRRGLWVRGVRDGGRSRETSAEFFRRNPACLHRLVPWIKRELTVLYGTHGSLVNIVQHIIMSQITRYDMQDPAVLQELRPFLLSRTEHFLHEFMSFARAPFNVEAYDQHAVYDCPAPAAEESGGSDSSVIALSEDEEASVSQTGSSPAATLSHTAWDDETPGPSYSGEATRVFTLPATDSDTDSSAEEAGPSTAPPAQADAHIDEEDCGSSGEEDCVIVGFVKPTVDRTPELVQLSSDSEESVQEERAEKPHLPQHIRFTSEPSSPASNRSEPSCQPSSFSAAKEEPSRRCRTSPQTSSDARSSHSEHHCRPSQRRKPSPKNHRCEVEDKQSRHSQNRRKDGSGSRNRDGEHSSHHQRRCCCSRSPRSRERTGARETSGSSLSSRPPCPLHGFERNGSSRSHIETSTSYMRLGSHSRALSWSRYRTRSQSRSRARSRSHSRSRSWSRARSRSRSRARSQARSRSRSRACSISKSRSRGVHGRDRRRSESRCKNSSPSSHRRSRHKPSGKRKCKSLHTGQTSGGGTSVGTAQEERRSRKDHRKKKRRRRRRSASVEIIYEDGVTEQSSKRHRKKKKRKKSKRRKRSEERRTHGCPAIITVPSDSDADQEAAANIAADTDSAHVLPHCTADAQTLSTTPAGPADAPELTGTTSRTASPQPLGGALQPGEQQVLTGGVNISSEEPHGD, translated from the coding sequence ATGGCATCAACCAAGATGAAAATTCGTGTCAGGAAAAAGAGCTCATCCACCCCTGTGTCGAAGGTGATATCCAAAGAAGCGTCCCCAGACTCCAAGTGCCCCATCTGTCTAGATCAGTTCAAAAACATCTCTTATGTGGATACGTGTCTGCATCGCTTTTGTTTCCGCTGCATCCACGAGTGGTCCAAGAACAAAGCCGAGTGTCCCTTATGCAAGCAGCCGTTCAactccatctaccactccaTAAAGGCTGAGGATGACTTCAAACAGTTCAACCTGCGGCCCACCGACAATGGCTCCTTTGGAAGCCTGGCGGGTCAGAGGTTCCGGTACCGCACCACGCTGACAGGTGGCCGGAGGCCGTCCGCCAGGCGCACGTCCCCACCTCCCGACCACGGGGTGATGTTCGAGGGTCTGGCGGGCGCGGTGGATCGTGGGAACGACCGGGGCTTCCAGCGCATGTGCGCGAGGCTGTCGGTGTGGCGGCGGGCGCAGGCACAGGGCCGGCCACTGCGCACCCCCCAGGAGCAGGAGATGATCCGCTTCCGGAGGACCCTGTACCGCAGGGGCCTGTGGGTCCGGGGCGTTCGGGACGGAGGGCGATCCCGGGAGACGTCAGCAGAGTTCTTCCGGAGAAACCCAGCCTGCCTCCACCGGCTGGTGCCGTGGATCAAACGCGAGCTGACCGTGCTCTACGGCACCCACGGCTCTCTGGTCAACATCGTCCAGCACATCATCATGTCCCAGATCACCCGCTACGACATGCAGGACCCGGCTGTGCTGCAGGAGCTCCGCCCCTTCCTGCTCTCACGCACGGAGCACTTTCTGCACGAGTTCATGAGCTTCGCACGCGCGCCCTTCAACGTGGAGGCGTACGACCAGCACGCCGTCTACGACTGCCCCGCCCCCGCCGCCGAGGAGAGCGGAGGCTCGGACTCGTCTGTGATTGCGCTCTCTGAGGACGAAGAGGCGTCCGTCTCCCAGACAGGCTCCAGCCCTGCCGCCACGCTCAGCCACACGGCCTGGGACGACGAGACCCCGGGCCCGTCCTACTCCGGCGAGGCCACGCGCGTCTTCACCCTGCCGGCCACCGACTCGGACACCGACAGCAGCGCGGAGGAGGCGGGGCCGTCCACAGCTCCTCCTGCCCAGGCCGACGCCCACATAGACGAGGAAGATTGTGGCAGCAGTGGTGAGGAAGACTGTGTAATCGTAGGCTTTGTAAAGCCGACGGTGGACAGGACTCCCGAGCTGGTGCAGCTCTCATCTGATTCTGAGGAATCGGTGCAGGAAGAGCGGGCAGAGAAGCCTCACCTGCCCCAGCATATCCGATTCACCTCAGAGCCCAGCTCGCCCGCGTCCAACCGCTCCGAGCCCAGCTGCCAACCCTCCAGCTTCTCAGCAGCCAAAGAGGAGCCGTCTCGCAGGTGCAGGACCTCTCCACAGACATCCAGCGATGCAAGATCATCTCATTCAGAGCACCACTGCAGACCATCTCAAAGACGAAAGCCATCGCCAAAAAACCATCGGTGTGAGGTTGAGGACAAACAAAGTCGCCACTCCCAGAACAGACGGAAGGATGGATCCGGGTCAAGAAATCGAGATGGAGAGCATTCATCCCACCACCAGAGGAGGTGCTGTTGTTCACGGAGTCCTCGTTCTAGGGAAAGGACAGGAGCCAGAGAGACAAGTGGCAGCTCTTTGTCGTCCCGTCCCCCTTGCCCCCTCCACGGTTTTGAGAGGAACGGTAGCAGCAGGTCTCACATAGAGACCAGCACAAGCTACATGAGACTGGGAAGCCATTCTCGTGCACTCTCCTGGTCCCGTTATCGCACACGTTCCCAATCTAGGTCTCGTGCACGCTCCCGGTCCCACTCACGTTCTCGCTCTTGGTCTCGTGCGCGCTCCCGGTCACGCTCACGGGCACGCTCACAGGCACGCTCCCGATCCAGGTCACGTGCATGCTCAATCAGTAAAAGTAGGAGCAGAGGAGTCCATGGCAGGGATCGCAGGCGCTCAGAGAGCCGCTGCAAAAActcctccccttcctcacaCAGGAGGTCACGGCACAAGCCCAGCGGAAAGCGCAAATGCAAATCATTGCACACGGGGCAGACATCTGGAGGCGGGACTTCGGTAGGCACCGCCCAGGAGGAAAGGAGAAGCAGAAAGGATCATCgcaagaagaagaggaggaggaggaggaggagtgccAGTGTAGAGATCATTTATGAGGATGGGGTCACAGAGCAGAGCAGCAAACGTCacaggaagaagaagaaacgtAAGAAGagcaagaggaggaagaggagtgaggagaggagaacgcATGGCTGCCCGGCCATCATCACCGTCCCCAGTGACAGCGACGCTGACCAGGAGGCGGCCGCGAACATCGCCGCGGACACAGACTCCGCCCACGTACTCCCACACTGCACTGCAGATGCCCAGACGCTGTCCACAACACCAGCTGGACCTGCAGATGCACCAGAGCTGACCGGTACCACCAGCCGGACTGCATCCCCCCAGCCACTGGGAGGTGCACTGCAGCCTGGGGAGCAGCAAGTGTTAACGGGTGGTGTGAACATTTCATCTGAAGAGCCCCATGGTGACTGA